A genomic segment from Gilvibacter sp. SZ-19 encodes:
- the secDF gene encoding protein translocase subunit SecDF, with product MQNKGLITVFAILFGLVSIYQLSYTFISSKVESDAKTYAQSLLPETDPEGREALENQYLDSVAAQPVLFGIDYKSAKEKELKRGLDLQGGINVTLQISVRDILKGLADNSEHPAFVKALNDADSLQTQSQDTYLESFFEAFEAIPGDNQLASPKIFANRTLDDLIDLDMTNDEVKPILRQKIDESIVSAFEVLRKRIDKFGVTQPNIQRIGQSARILVELPGAKDIERTKELLTSTALLEFWDLYKYEDVAAYLNDANAVMANINKQEAESAETVQDTTNLDDDVSNLLGGDNVDGTETTSVSNTPLNDLINDFGFTGGATLMRVKPENVEAVNAILNNPQVKARMPQGIRYAKFVWGIPQMDDIAGEELVSLYALKSNAEEKAPLSGGVIVDAAQTYDQYNKVAVDMQMNGVGAQIWEKMTADAFKNRSQIAVVLDDVVYSAPSVSNGAISGGRTQITGDFTVVEGEDLANVLRAGKLPARAEMIQGAVVGPTLGKEAINSGMISFGIALLFVLVWMVFYYGFAGLFADVALIVNILFIFGCLAGIPGAVLTLPGIAGIVLTIGISVDANVLIFERIREELQKGKAQKLAIKDGFNNALSSILDANITTGLTGIILLVFGTGPIKGFATTLLIGILTSLFTAIFITRLLIDWYTKNGKSLNFSTPATKNLFKNVNIDFLGKRKIAYIISGILIAISLGSLFTNSLNMGVDFVGGRTYIVRFDKDVNVEEVSQDLIEVYGSAEAKTYGSDNQLKITTKFKVEETGLEVDREIEELLYNGLKPNLPADLTFDEFSSSSGKVDKQVGVMESNKVSPTIADDIQQGSFLAVLGSLIVVFLYILLRFRRWQFSLGAVVAVFHDVLIVLGVFSLTYKIMPFNMEIDQSFIAAILTVIGYSLNDTVVVFDRIREYFNEHSTWKMDRIINGALNSTLSRTLNTSLTTLIVLLSIFFLGAESIRGLIFALIVGVVVGTYSSMFIATPVMFDTVKKRGIDLTDKNAKKDEEAEDQAA from the coding sequence ATGCAAAACAAAGGACTTATAACGGTATTCGCGATACTGTTTGGCTTGGTGAGTATTTACCAACTTTCCTATACTTTCATTTCCAGTAAGGTTGAAAGTGACGCAAAAACCTATGCGCAATCCTTGTTGCCAGAGACCGACCCAGAAGGGCGTGAGGCACTAGAGAACCAATATTTAGATTCAGTTGCGGCCCAGCCTGTACTTTTCGGGATCGATTACAAATCGGCCAAAGAAAAAGAGCTTAAGCGCGGTCTTGACCTTCAAGGGGGTATCAACGTAACGCTTCAGATCTCTGTGCGCGATATCCTTAAAGGATTGGCGGACAATTCTGAGCACCCTGCCTTTGTAAAGGCACTTAACGATGCCGATTCTTTACAGACACAGTCTCAAGACACTTACTTAGAGTCATTCTTCGAGGCGTTTGAGGCTATTCCTGGAGACAATCAATTGGCTAGCCCAAAGATCTTTGCCAACCGTACCTTAGACGATCTGATCGACCTAGACATGACCAACGATGAGGTGAAGCCTATCTTACGTCAAAAGATCGACGAGTCTATCGTTTCTGCGTTCGAAGTACTTAGAAAACGTATCGATAAGTTTGGGGTTACACAGCCAAACATTCAGCGTATCGGGCAGTCTGCTCGTATTTTGGTAGAATTACCGGGAGCTAAAGATATTGAGCGTACTAAGGAACTTTTAACCAGTACAGCCCTTTTGGAGTTCTGGGATCTTTACAAGTACGAAGACGTTGCTGCTTACCTTAATGATGCAAACGCCGTTATGGCCAACATCAACAAACAAGAAGCTGAAAGCGCAGAAACTGTTCAAGACACTACTAATCTAGACGATGATGTTTCTAACCTATTAGGAGGAGACAATGTAGACGGAACAGAGACTACTAGCGTTTCTAACACGCCACTCAACGACCTGATCAACGACTTCGGTTTTACCGGTGGTGCAACTCTTATGCGCGTTAAGCCAGAGAATGTAGAGGCTGTTAACGCAATTTTGAACAATCCGCAGGTAAAAGCGAGAATGCCACAAGGCATCCGCTATGCTAAGTTTGTTTGGGGGATTCCTCAAATGGACGATATCGCAGGAGAAGAATTGGTTTCTCTATATGCGCTAAAGAGCAATGCAGAAGAAAAGGCTCCACTTAGTGGTGGGGTAATCGTAGATGCGGCTCAAACTTACGACCAGTACAACAAAGTTGCTGTAGACATGCAGATGAACGGAGTTGGAGCACAGATCTGGGAGAAAATGACCGCAGATGCCTTTAAGAACCGCAGCCAGATCGCTGTTGTCCTTGATGACGTGGTATACTCTGCTCCAAGCGTTAGCAACGGTGCTATTTCTGGAGGTAGAACACAGATCACCGGAGACTTTACTGTAGTAGAAGGAGAAGACCTTGCCAACGTACTTAGAGCTGGTAAACTTCCTGCACGTGCAGAGATGATCCAAGGAGCGGTTGTAGGACCAACACTTGGTAAAGAAGCTATTAACAGTGGTATGATCTCCTTTGGGATCGCCTTGTTATTTGTTTTGGTATGGATGGTATTCTACTACGGTTTCGCCGGACTTTTTGCCGACGTTGCCTTGATAGTGAACATTTTGTTCATCTTCGGATGTTTGGCTGGTATTCCTGGAGCGGTATTGACCCTTCCTGGTATTGCGGGTATTGTACTTACCATTGGTATTTCTGTGGATGCGAACGTACTTATCTTTGAGCGTATCCGTGAAGAATTACAGAAAGGGAAAGCCCAGAAACTGGCTATTAAAGACGGTTTCAACAACGCTTTGTCTTCTATCTTAGATGCGAACATCACCACAGGTCTAACAGGTATCATTCTCTTGGTTTTCGGTACAGGACCTATTAAAGGTTTCGCCACTACCTTATTGATCGGTATCTTGACTTCTTTGTTTACCGCGATCTTTATCACGCGTTTGTTGATCGATTGGTATACTAAGAACGGTAAGAGCTTGAATTTCTCAACTCCTGCCACTAAGAACCTATTCAAGAACGTAAACATCGACTTCCTTGGCAAGCGCAAGATCGCTTATATCATTTCTGGTATTTTGATCGCCATTAGCTTAGGATCCCTTTTCACCAACTCTTTGAATATGGGGGTTGACTTTGTGGGAGGACGTACCTACATCGTGCGCTTTGACAAAGATGTTAACGTAGAAGAAGTTTCTCAGGATCTCATAGAAGTTTATGGTTCTGCGGAGGCAAAGACTTACGGTAGCGACAATCAGCTTAAGATCACCACCAAGTTCAAGGTAGAAGAAACTGGCTTGGAAGTGGATCGCGAGATAGAAGAATTGCTTTATAACGGACTTAAGCCAAATCTACCTGCGGACCTAACATTTGATGAGTTCTCTAGTAGCAGCGGCAAGGTCGATAAGCAAGTTGGGGTTATGGAGTCTAACAAAGTGAGTCCAACCATTGCCGATGATATCCAACAAGGATCTTTCTTGGCGGTACTCGGATCGCTGATCGTTGTATTCCTATATATCTTATTGCGATTTAGAAGATGGCAGTTCTCTTTGGGTGCTGTAGTTGCGGTATTCCACGATGTACTTATCGTACTCGGAGTATTCTCGCTCACCTATAAGATCATGCCTTTCAATATGGAGATCGACCAGTCGTTCATTGCGGCGATCCTGACGGTGATCGGGTACTCGCTCAACGATACCGTGGTTGTGTTTGACCGTATTCGTGAGTACTTTAACGAGCACTCTACTTGGAAGATGG
- the mdh gene encoding malate dehydrogenase, giving the protein MKVTVVGAGAVGASCAEYIAIKDFASEVVLLDIKEGYAEGKAMDLMQTASLNGFDTRIVGTTNDYTKTANSDIVVITSGIPRKPGMTREELIGINAGIVKSVSAALIEQSPNAIMIVVSNPMDTMTYLTHKTTGLPKHRIIGMGGALDSARFKYRLAEALGAPISDVDGMVIGGHSDKGMVPLTRLATRNSVPVSEFISDERLDQVKEDTKVGGATLTKLLGTSAWYAPGAAVSALVQAIACDQKKIFPCSALLEGEYGLSDLCIGVPVVLGRNGIEKIVEIDLSDAEKAHLQESAAGVQKTNGLLEL; this is encoded by the coding sequence ATGAAAGTTACTGTTGTAGGCGCCGGAGCTGTAGGAGCAAGTTGCGCAGAGTACATTGCCATTAAGGATTTTGCTTCGGAAGTTGTTCTGTTGGACATCAAAGAAGGATATGCAGAAGGAAAGGCCATGGACTTGATGCAAACGGCTTCCCTTAACGGATTTGATACCCGTATTGTTGGAACCACCAACGACTATACCAAAACGGCTAACAGTGATATCGTAGTGATCACATCTGGTATTCCACGTAAACCTGGAATGACTCGCGAAGAGCTTATCGGAATCAACGCTGGGATCGTAAAGTCAGTATCTGCTGCGCTTATTGAGCAATCTCCAAACGCAATTATGATCGTGGTGAGTAACCCAATGGACACCATGACCTATTTGACTCATAAAACTACTGGGCTGCCTAAGCACCGTATCATCGGAATGGGTGGAGCACTAGACAGCGCGCGTTTCAAGTATCGTTTGGCAGAGGCTTTAGGAGCACCAATTAGCGATGTGGACGGTATGGTTATTGGAGGACACAGTGACAAAGGAATGGTGCCGCTAACGCGTTTGGCTACTCGTAACTCTGTTCCTGTAAGCGAGTTCATCTCAGACGAACGTCTAGACCAAGTGAAAGAGGATACTAAGGTAGGTGGTGCTACCTTGACCAAGCTTTTAGGAACTTCTGCCTGGTACGCGCCAGGTGCTGCTGTAAGTGCTTTGGTACAAGCCATTGCTTGCGACCAGAAGAAGATATTCCCTTGTTCTGCTTTACTAGAAGGTGAGTACGGACTCAGCGACCTATGTATCGGAGTGCCTGTAGTATTGGGTAGAAACGGTATTGAGAAGATCGTAGAGATCGACCTTTCTGATGCAGAGAAAGCACACCTGCAAGAAAGTGCTGCTGGAGTTCAGAAAACCAACGGTTTGTTAGAGCTATAA
- the gyrB gene encoding DNA topoisomerase (ATP-hydrolyzing) subunit B, whose product MSDEQNKKGYGADSIQALEGMEHVRKRPSMYIGDVGVRGLHHLVYEVVDNSIDEALAGHCDTIGVWINEDNSITVQDNGRGIPVDIHKKEGVSALEVVMTKIGAGGKFDKDSYKVSGGLHGVGVSCVNALSEHLKATVYRDGKVWEQEYERGKTLYPVKSVGTTDQRGTTVTFKPDPVIFTQVLVYNYDTLASRLRELAFLNKGITITITDRRHKDEEGNEITETFHSTEGLKEFIKYLDDTREPIIADVISMEGEKNGTPVEVAMIYNTSFNENLHSYVNNINTHEGGTHLSGFRRGLTTTLKKYADSSGMLDKLKFDISGDDFREGLTAIVSVKVSEPQFEGQTKTKLGNREVTSAVSQAVSEMLENYLEENPQDAKTIVQKVILAAQARHAARKAREMVQRKTVMSGGGLPGKLSDCSEQDPEKCEVFLVEGDSAGGTAKQGRDRNFQAILPLRGKILNVEKAMQHKVFENEEIRNIFTALGVTIGTEEDSKALNLEKLRYHKIVIMCDADVDGSHIATLILTFFFRYMRDLIEAGHVYIATPPLYLVKKGAKKSYAWDDKERDQIVESFGGSATIQRYKGLGEMNAEQLWDTTMNPEFRTLRQVTIDNGTEADRIFSMLMGDEVPPRREFIEKNAVYANIDA is encoded by the coding sequence ATGAGTGACGAGCAGAATAAAAAAGGGTATGGTGCAGACAGTATCCAGGCCCTTGAAGGCATGGAGCACGTTCGAAAAAGACCCTCCATGTACATTGGAGATGTCGGGGTTCGAGGACTGCATCATTTGGTATACGAGGTTGTCGATAACTCCATCGATGAGGCGCTTGCAGGCCATTGTGATACCATCGGAGTTTGGATCAACGAAGACAACTCCATAACAGTACAAGATAACGGACGGGGTATTCCTGTCGATATACATAAAAAAGAAGGTGTTTCTGCCCTAGAAGTGGTAATGACCAAGATCGGTGCCGGAGGTAAGTTCGACAAGGACTCCTACAAGGTATCCGGAGGTTTGCACGGAGTTGGGGTGAGTTGTGTTAACGCACTCTCAGAGCACTTAAAAGCTACTGTTTACCGCGATGGTAAAGTCTGGGAGCAAGAGTACGAGCGCGGAAAGACCTTGTATCCGGTAAAATCAGTAGGGACAACAGATCAGCGAGGTACCACGGTGACCTTTAAGCCAGACCCGGTGATCTTTACTCAGGTATTGGTCTACAATTACGATACTTTGGCAAGTCGTCTACGCGAGTTGGCTTTCTTGAACAAGGGAATCACTATTACCATTACCGACCGTCGTCATAAGGACGAAGAAGGCAATGAGATTACTGAGACCTTCCACAGTACAGAAGGACTTAAAGAGTTTATCAAGTATCTAGACGATACACGTGAACCTATCATAGCAGATGTGATCTCTATGGAAGGCGAAAAGAATGGAACTCCTGTTGAGGTGGCCATGATCTACAACACTTCCTTTAACGAGAACCTGCATTCTTATGTAAACAATATCAACACCCACGAGGGTGGTACGCACCTTTCTGGTTTTAGACGTGGATTGACCACTACTTTAAAGAAATACGCCGATTCTTCTGGGATGTTAGACAAATTGAAGTTTGATATTTCTGGGGATGATTTCCGTGAAGGATTAACGGCTATAGTCTCTGTAAAGGTATCTGAGCCTCAGTTCGAAGGACAGACTAAAACCAAACTCGGTAACCGTGAGGTAACTTCTGCGGTTTCTCAGGCGGTCTCCGAGATGTTAGAGAACTATTTGGAAGAAAACCCTCAAGATGCTAAGACCATCGTTCAGAAGGTGATCCTAGCGGCTCAAGCGCGCCATGCGGCACGTAAAGCTCGCGAGATGGTGCAGCGTAAAACAGTAATGAGCGGAGGAGGACTTCCTGGAAAGCTTTCTGACTGTTCGGAGCAAGATCCAGAAAAATGTGAAGTATTCCTCGTGGAGGGAGACTCTGCAGGGGGAACAGCTAAACAAGGTCGTGACCGTAATTTCCAAGCTATTTTGCCACTTCGTGGTAAGATCTTGAATGTGGAAAAGGCCATGCAACACAAGGTTTTCGAGAACGAAGAGATCCGCAACATCTTTACTGCTCTTGGGGTAACTATTGGAACCGAAGAGGACAGTAAAGCCTTGAACTTAGAAAAACTGCGTTACCACAAGATCGTGATCATGTGTGATGCGGATGTGGATGGTAGTCACATTGCTACCTTGATCTTGACATTCTTTTTCCGTTATATGCGCGATCTGATCGAGGCAGGACACGTATACATTGCAACGCCACCACTATACTTAGTGAAAAAAGGAGCTAAAAAGTCCTATGCGTGGGATGACAAAGAACGCGACCAAATTGTAGAGAGCTTTGGCGGTTCTGCAACTATTCAACGCTACAAAGGTCTTGGAGAGATGAATGCGGAGCAGCTTTGGGACACTACCATGAATCCAGAGTTTAGAACTTTGCGTCAGGTAACCATAGACAACGGAACCGAGGCAGATCGTATCTTCTCCATGCTTATGGGAGACGAGGTGCCGCCGCGTCGCGAGTTTATCGAGAAGAATGCAGTTTATGCGAACATCGATGCCTAA